A window from Dermacentor albipictus isolate Rhodes 1998 colony chromosome 10, USDA_Dalb.pri_finalv2, whole genome shotgun sequence encodes these proteins:
- the LOC135911876 gene encoding pneumococcal serine-rich repeat protein-like, translated as MDREPQHLKIPRGADNDNTEHAETESGLEDSRLPSELLDSLERQETTRSPGVSAEKRGGAYQVEEIERNAAADVPEGTGARTNVLDCQGTGLMGTTGAAHTDSSRSEDGRESASKVERERKQQEGSTPEGNASMAACTKRTEADKCTTISTDRDLSRHVLDGEPVADKTTARCENDLAQTAQSASCSELCTTGRRTNDDKKSKCTVGNAQVVDASAGDAANAEAGSLESKASEKQSSMQGRWSAWNQYISHELSMPVRRRPPQEAAGPPLSLTAVGQRLLQVFRERQETAQSIARERNEENYNVMQEMLPELRVPGHKTLQECQEELARATAMTPQESEDGQPQAAATVPHECQDKPPRLSTMIPEGFMEIPPGPAPTTPVGCQDMPSRPHPRVPEDCQNTLSHPASLITAGLRESSNTSAAMPKNHEDETPWPSATIPEDRQDEPPRPTEAPLAGFRALPSRTTATIPDYRHGKRSRHSPPPSPQVREEQLVSTFSEQASASNLIRQSRASAFSVFRKLDFEKKPSPLAVASASTVEPPSENPTSAKKSGHPAVKRIDFSLKISPKKETASHERAAAKRSLSSDSDTTDDTSSVGPPESKRRAEEAVRVGEQQDTSDDSIPSPQAVSHQSAFRAIETAPVAGTSGMQGLISRPVPMRAQQAAKEPSTGPSEDIAVGKQPQSIVHSSTSTSSSSDSGVTASSDSSSTDMDASSAPSTSSSATTGDSEHQPKEVDTSSRSDSDGSKTAAGCFRGTKAQRSVKDGSEPSGRTSVVEKSSAVTESGDTEIDSTSHAGVKRGPDRPDALFAPINLLKTPDFKADRFGASLTCSDSSSEDDELSPKCCSSEKKGKNKAAARSVATRSGGESPTESAGDGKTAALSSTEVARNLQAALEDGRASCSGFGAEASSALASSSADRSRKMSGTESNISTSSRYGGASSSSGDELSLFHFSSDDEPAAEDVESSTEGSDDAITF; from the coding sequence ATGGACCGGGAGCCCCAGCATCTGAAAATTCCCCGCGGAGCGGACAATGATAACACGGAACACGCTGAAACCGAGTCAGGCTTGGAGGACAGCAGGCTTCCTTCGGAGTTATTGGATAGCCTGGAGCGACAGGAGACCACGCGGTCCCCAGGGGTCAGCGCAGAAAAACGTGGTGGCGCCTACCAAGTGGAAGAAATTGAGAGGAACGCTGCGGCCGATGTACCCGAAGGAACAGGGGCTCGGACAAATGTGCTCGACTGTCAAGGCACTGGACTAATGGGAACCACCGGAGCTGCCCACACTGACTCGTCTAGGTCCGAGGACGGCCGAGAAAGTGCTTCTAAAGTAGAGCGCGAACGCAAGCAGCAGGAAGGTAGCACTCCTGAAGGGAATGCCTCGATGGCAGCATGTACTAAACGAACAGAGGCAGACAAGTGCACCACGATATCGACTGACAGAGATCTTTCCAGACATGTCTTGGATGGGGAGCCCGTCGCCGACAAGACTACTGCTCGATGCGAAAATGACTTGGCTCAAACTGCACAGAGCGCGAGCTGCAGCGAACTGTGCACCACAGGGCGCAGGACGAATGATGATAAGAAAAGTAAGTGTACGGTGGGAAACGCTCAAGTAGTCGACGCTAGTGCTGGGGATGCGGCGAATGCAGAGGCTGGCAGTTTGGAATCCAAGGCGAGCGAGAAGCAAAGCAGCATGCAAGGCCGCTGGTCTGCTTGGAATCAGTACATCTCTCACGAACTCAGTATGCCCGTGCGGAGAAGGCCGCCGCAAGAGGCAGCCGGGCCACCCCTATCGCTTACTGCGGTTGGGCAGAGGCTGCTTCAAGTCTTCCGAGAGAGGCAAGAGACCGCGCAGAGCATTGCTCGAGAGCGCAATGAAGAAAATTACAATGTCATGCAGGAAATGCTGCCCGAGTTGCGTGTGCCTGGACACAAAACTCTTCAGGAATGCCAGGAAGAGCTTGCCCGAGCCACTGCGATGACTCCGCAGGAAAGTGAGGATGGGCAGCCACAAGCAGCTGCAACAGTTCCACATGAATGTCAGGACAAGCCACCCCGGCTCAGTACAATGATTCCTGAGGGCTTCATGGAGATTCCTCCAGGACCCGCTCCAACGACTCCTGTTGGCTGCCAGGACATGCCGTCGCGTCCCCATCCAAGAGTGCCTGAGGATTGCCAGAACACGCTGTCGCATCCCGCTTCACTGATAACTGCGGGTCTCAGGGAGTCCTCAAATACTTCCGCAGCGATGCCTAAGAATCACGAGGACGAGACGCCATGGCCTTCTGCAACGATTCCTGAGGACCGCCAGGACGAGCCGCCGCGACCAACTGAAGCACCTCTTGCGGGGTTTCGTGCCCTACCGTCAAGAACAACTGCAACGATTCCTGATTATCGCCATGGTAAGCGGTCGCGACACTCTCCACCGCCATCACCGCAAGTCCGTGAGGAGCAATTAGTTTCCACTTTCAGTGAGCAGGCATCAGCTTCTAATCTTATTCGGCAGTCCCGGGCGTCGGCTTTCTCGGTTTTCCGGAAGCTTGACTTTGAAAAGAAGCCTTCGCCGCTTGCAGTAGCGTCCGCGTCCACCGTCGAGCCTCCCAGCGAAAATCCTACTTCGGCCAAGAAATCAGGGCATCCGGCAGTGAAGCGTATTGACTTTTCTCTAAAGATTTCCCCGAAAAAAGAAACTGCTTCCCATGAACGCGCAGCCGCAAAGCGTAGCTTGAGTAGCGACTCCGACACAACTGACGATACGTCCTCCGTTGGGCCTCCTGAATCAAAGAGGCGTGCAGAGGAAGCAGTACGCGTAGGAGAGCAGCAAGATACTTCTGATGATAGTATTCCATCCCCTCAAGCCGTGTCACATCAGAGCGCTTTCCGAGCGATTGAAACGGCTCCCGTAGCGGGCACGTCGGGAATGCAGGGTTTGATATCGCGTCCGGTGCCTATGCGAGCACAGCAGGCTGCAAAAGAGCCGTCGACGGGTCCCTCGGAAGACATCGCTGTGGGCAAGCAGCCGCAATCGATTGTGCATTCGAGTACAAGTACCTCATCGTCGTCAGATAGTGGTGTCACTGCGAGTAGTGACAGCTCGAGCACCGATATGGACGCCTCCTCGGCGCCCTCGACTAGTAGCTCTGCAACTACCGGTGACAGCGAGCATCAGCCTAAAGAGGTGGACACATCTTCAAGAAGTGATTCGGACGGCTCGAAAACCGCCGCAGGTTGTTTCAGAGGTACCAAGGCTCAACGCAGTGTGAAAGATGGGAGTGAGCCTAGCGGTCGTACCTCTGTAGTTGAGAAAAGTAGCGCAGTTACGGAGAGCGGTGACACCGAGATTGACAGTACTAGCCACGCTGGAGTGAAACGAGGACCAGATCGTCCAGATGCTTTATTCGCGCCGATCAACCTTCTTAAAACTCCAGACTTTAAGGCTGATCGCTTCGGCGCCAGTCTTACCTGCAGTGACAGCAGTAGCGAAGACGATGAACTGAGCCCTAAATGCTGCAGTAGTGAAAAGAAAGGCAAGAACAAAGCTGCAGCAAGGAGCGTTGCTACAAGGAGCGGCGGCGAGTCACCCACAGAAAGCGCAGGAGACGGAAAAACAGCTGCTCTATCCAGCACGGAGGTTGCTAGGAATTTACAGGCAGCATTGGAAGACGGGCGCGCTTCTTGTAGCGGTTTCGGTGCGGAAGCCAGTAGTGCGCTGGCTAGTTCATCGGCAGATAGGTCTAGGAAGATGAGCGGAACAGAGAGCAATATATCTACCTCCTCGCGGTATGGTGGTGCCAGTTCCAGTAGCGGCGACGAGCTTTCGCTGTTCCACTTCTCATCGGACGATGAACCTGCTG